The following coding sequences are from one Pararge aegeria chromosome W unlocalized genomic scaffold, ilParAegt1.1 SUPER_W_unloc_3, whole genome shotgun sequence window:
- the LOC120636826 gene encoding uncharacterized protein LOC120636826, with the protein MPPKVDSKTSESDKEIQDTKLSILIAKREAIFGIMQNVFDLSREPDVHTNVEKREHFLDESSQIDSLRLKYESIVDDYNTRLLNLNSDAKPDYKSLYAFETLYNRVKRTHTKCSTLNTTPEIHNATSALLKAKPKLAPISILEFDGDIKSFQMFYTTFKSVVDNNPSLTDAEKLFYLLPKLTGKAKSAIAGISPCAENYQLILQTLVNRFDDKQRFKCVKEKNACVNCLSIKHKVGQCEVSPHCSCGQKHNKRLHFDQREEHSRAPQLNTVMPPPNAPTVTASSPVADDRADVALCATRVSPSTSATQVYNSNLMNRVEDKRTTVLLATAQVAVYDCNGERQVIRIPLADASYGVPDKIDALIGASLFPHLLLPDDVHTSRRDPSVPVALRTVLGLVFMGNAPTIPTINTHTALTCCFVQEPPAIDSLVKRFWELEELPSASIQNPDDNECEDFYTSTTVRDPDTGRYVVGLPFKEDLYSLGNSLDIAKKRFICLERKLEASNKLRSAYDDVIKGYLAKDYISPAPSYDSKDPVPIYVMPHTGILREDKLSTRLRLVVDASCRSSSGKALNHLLHSGQNLQGDLFKIILNFRLHAVAMTADCREQFLQIVMREADRRYQCFLYRFNPQDPLVLYQFNRVCFGLTSSPFHALRTVRQLVNDDGAKYPRANSIVLPALYMDDVAFSLPSELEAVTVSLQMIDLFKGAQWELVKWNSNSREVLDNLPASHKLPTEVEFDKTMHHKILGLHWSTGNDAFYFKISMPDDVTCTKRSILSTVARLWDIMGFVAPTVVYAKILIKMLWQLNLDWDTVAPPHIIKMWRQFCDELPALNKLHIPRHVGVTTDCEVTLLGLSDASLAAYGAVVYLHVSSPTGNTVRLACAKSKVSPTKPHSIARLELLGGVLLSKLLRTVHDTYSERIPIKATYAFLDSKVALYWIKSSPHRWQTFVANRVVQITENISPDNFYHCPGTENSADILSRGVTPEKLLSHPLWLHGPPWASMHPSQWPLKTLEGESIEDVPEKKVLIHTVCKPILPNDLHELALRFSSWSKLLRIIVYICRFAKLLPRRGTSAVTADDLNFAENRMLRALQNQHFAEEYSLIKNNKTCSPAFNRLRPFIDDGLIRVGGRLANSGLSFEKIHPVILPRNGHVVNIIIDYYHIKHLHAGPELLMALLRQRYWILSARRIVRQRVHMCNTCFRFKPRPTIPLMADLPDIRTRPALKAFSFTGCDYAGPIPYVPVRRRGVHSEKAYIVLFTCLTTRSTHIEVATSLSTPSFLAGFKRFLSRRGPVQVLHSDNAKNFQGAASYLRDLYKFLREEYYPKLEQECAENRITWKFICPNSPHFGGSWESMIKVTKTILFKVIGQQLLSYEELCTVLIQVECLLNSRPLTILSSDPAEPSALTPSHFLHTAPLFSLPAPDVNPDKINLVDRYSLIDKMVQSFWNRWRMEYLHGLQVRLKWNTPSVPITPGTVVVVINDNVPPLAWPLAVVEKVHPSKDGVIRVATVKISGRTYVRPVVRLCPLPTQ; encoded by the exons ATGCCTCCTAAAGTAGATTCTAAAACTAGCGAAAGTGATAAGGAGATTCAGGATACTAAACTGTCTATCTTAATTGCTAAACGTGAAGCTATATTCGGTATCATGCaaaatgtctttgacttatctcGTGAACCCGATGTTCATACGAACGTTGAAAAAAGAGAACATTTTCTAGACGAATCTTCACAAATTGATTCATTGCGTTTAAAGTACGAGTCTATTGTAGACGATTATAATAcacgtttattaaacttaaattcagaTGCAAAACCTGATTACAAAAGTCTGTATGCTTTTGAGACTTTGTATAATAGGGTCAAACGAACTCATACAAAATGCTCAACTTTAAATACGACACCAGAAATACATAATGCGACCTCCGCGCTGCTAAAAGCCAAGCCGAAGCTAGCTCCCATATCGATATTAGAATTCGATGGTGACATTAAATCTTTTCAGATGTTTTATACGACCTTTAAGTCAGTAGTAGATAATAATCCATCACTCACAGATGcagaaaagctattttatctgttaccgAAGCTGACAGGGAAGGCAAAAAGCGCAATCGCTGGAATTTCTCCGTGTGCTGAGAATTATCAGCTCATTTTACAAACACTCGTCAATAGGTTCGATGATAAAC AACGTTTTAAGTGCGTCAAGGAGAAGAATGCCTGTGTGAACTGCCTGTCTATAAAACATAAAGTCGGGCAATGTGAAGTCTCCCCGCACTGTTCGTGTGGTCAGAAACATAACAAAAGGCTGCACTTTGACCAGCGCGAGGAACATTCCCGCGCGCCTCAGTTGAATACCGTCATGCCGCCACCGAACGCACCTACCGTTACCGCGTCATCGCCCGTAGCGGATGATCGCGCCGACGTAGCACTGTGCGCTACGCGCGTAAGCCCGTCTACAAGCGCTACGCAGGTGTATAATAGCAATTTAATGAATCGTGTGGAAGACAAGCGAACTACTGTCTTATTGGCTACCGCACAAGTTGCTGTTTACGACTGTAATGGTGAACGGCAAGTTATAC GTATTCCGCTTGCCGATGCGAGTTACGGCGTACCTGATaaaattgatgctttaatagGAGCTTCCCTATTTCCACATTTGCTTCTCCCCGACGACGTCCATACGTCACGTCGCGACCCGTCGGTGCCCGTTGCATTGCGCACGGTGTTAGGTCTGGTGTTCATGGGCAATGCGCCTacgatacctactataaatactcataCGGCCTTGACATGTTGTTTCGTTCAAGAGCCTCCTGCTATTGACTCTTTAGTCAAGCGTTTCTGGGAACTTGAAGAACTTCCTTCCGCTTCCATTCAGAAtcctgatgataatgaatgcgaAGACTTCTACACTTCGACTACTGTCCGAGATCCCGATACGGGCAGATACGTTGTCGGGCTGCCATTTAAAGAGGATCTATATTCCCTAGGGAATTCTTTGGACATAGCTAAGAAACGTTTCATCTGCCTCGAAAGAAAGCTTGAAGCTTCGAATAAATTGAGGTCGGCATATGATGACGTCATAAAAGGTTATCTCGCGAAAGATTATATTTCTCCCGCGCCTTCATATGATTCTAAAGATCCTGTTCCGATTTACGTGATGCCACACACGGGGATTTTACGTGAAGACAAACTCTCGACGAGACTGAGATTAGTCGTCGATGCTTCTTGTCGTTCTAGTTCTGGAAAGGCACTGAACCATCTGCTACATTCCGGTCAAAATTTACAGggagatctttttaaaataattttgaattttcgtctGCATGCAGTGGCAATGACAGCCGACTGCCGAGAACAGTTTCTACAAATCGTTATGCGCGAAGCTGATCGTCGCTATCAATGCTTCTTATACCGCTTTAATCCACAAGACCCTCTTGTGCTATACCAGTTCAATCGAGTCTGTTTCGGTCTCACTTCCAGTCCCTTCCATGCACTGCGCACGGTAAGACAGCTGGTGAATGACGACGGCGCAAAATATCCACGAGCGAATAGCATTGTGCTACCCGCGCTTTATATGGATGACGTAGCTTTCTCGCTTCCAAGCGAACTAGAGGCAGTCACTGTGTCGCTGCAGATGATCGATCTTTTTAAGGGTGCACAGTGGGAATTAGTTAAGTGGAACAGCAATTCTCGCGAGGTCTTAGATAACCTTCCTGCGTCCCACAAACTTCCGACTGAAGTGGAGTTTGACAAAACCATGCACCATAAAATACTTGGTCTGCATTGGTCTACTGGAAATGAcgctttctattttaaaatttctatgcCCGACGATGTGACATGCACTAAGCGCTCCATCTTGTCGACTGTTGCCCGTCTGTGGGACATAATGGGCTTCGTTGCTCCCACAGTCGTGTatgccaaaatattaattaaaatgctttggCAATTAAATCTTGATTGGGACACTGTAGCTCCACCACACATCATTAAGATGTGGAGACAGTTTTGCGATGAGTTGCCAGCTCTAAATAAGCTACACATACCGCGTCATGTGGGCGTGACAACAGACTGTGAGGTTACTCTCCTGGGACTATCAGATGCTAGTCTCGCAGCCTATGGTGCTGTCGTTTATTTACACGTTAGCTCCCCTACTGGTAACACTGTGCGTCTTGCTTGTGCGAAAAGTAAAGTTTCGCCGACGAAACCTCATTCAATTGCTCGTCTCGAACTATTAGGTGGCGTCCTACTGTCGAAATTGCTTCGTACAGTACATGACACTTACTCTGAGCGTATCCCAATCAAGGCTACATATGCATTTCTCGATTCCAAAGTCGCCCTATATTGGATAAAAAGTTCACCGCATAGATGGCAGACTTTTGTCGCGAATCGCGTTGTACAGATAACTGAGAATATCTCACCAGACAACTTTTATCATTGCCCTGGCACTGAGAACTCTGCTGATATTCTATCGAGAGGTGTAACTCCTGAGAAGCTTCTCTCACACCCTCTGTGGCTGCATGGTCCACCATGGGCATCAATGCATCCGTCTCAGTGGCCACTCAAAACTCTAGAGGGAGAGTCTATTGAAGACGTACCCGAGAAGAAGGTTCTTATACACACTGTGTGTAAACCTATACTCCCGAACGACTTACACGAGCTTGCTCTCCGTTTTTCTTCGTGGAGCAAACTTCTAcgtataattgtatacatttgtagATTTGCTAAATTACTGCCTCGTCGCGGCACTAGTGCAGTTACCGCTGACGACTTAAATTTCGCAGAGAATAGAATGCTTCGCGCTCTGCAAAATCAGCATTTTGCTGAAGAATattctcttattaaaaataataaaacatgttcacCGGCATTTAATCGCCTAAGACCATTTATTGATGATGGACTTATCCGCGTTGGCGGTCGTCTCGCCAACTCTGGACTTagctttgaaaaaatacatCCGGTTATATTGCCTCGCAATGGCCACGTGGTAAATATAATCATTGATTATTACCacattaaacatttacatgCTGGACCCGAACTCCTAATGGCCCTGCTTCGTCAGAGGTACTGGATTCTGTCGGCACGCCGTATTGTCAGGCAAAGAGTACATATGTGCAATACTTGCTTTAGATTTAAACCGCGTCCAACCATTCCGCTGATGGCGGATCTTCCTGATATACGTACACGTCCAGCGTTGAAAGCCTTTAGTTTCACCGGCTGCGATTATGCAGGTCCTATACCATACGTTCCTGTACGCCGCCGTGGCGTACACAGCGAGAAAGCTTATATTGTGCTGTTCACGTGTCTCACTACGAGATCTACGCACATTGAGGTTGCTACCTCACTCAGCACCCCCAGTTTCCTCGCCGGGTTTAAAAGATTCCTATCACGTCGTGGTCCTGTTCAGGTGCTGCATAGCGACAATGCTAAAAACTTCCAGGGTGCTGCTTCTTACCTTCGGGACCTCTATAAATTTCTAAGAGAAGAATATTACCCGAAGCTAGAGCAGGAATGCGCTGAAAATCGCATAACTTGGAAATTCATCTGTCCCAATTCCCCACACTTTGGAGGTTCATGGGAAAGTATGATCAAGGTGACTAAGACGATCCTGTTCAAGGTCATAGGGCAACAGCTCCTTTCTTATGAGGAACTTTGCACTGTGCTCATTCAGGTCGAATGTCTTCTCAATTCGCGTCCGCTAACAATACTAAGCTCTGACCCTGCCGAACCTTCGGCTCTTACTCCAAGTCACTTCCTACATACTGCGCCTCTATTCTCCTTGCCTGCGCCTGATGTCAATCCAGACAAAATTAACTTGGTTGACAGGTACTCGTTAATAGATAAAATGGTCCAATCGTTTTGGAATCGTTGGAGGATGGAATATTTGCACGGATTGCAAGTTCGTTTGAAATGGAATACGCCTTCCGTACCTATTACGCCGGGAACTGTCGTCGTAGTTATAAATGACAACGTACCGCCTCTGGCTTGGCCTCTAGCAGTAGTAGAGAAAGTGCATCCCTCGAAAGACGGCGTCATACGCGTAGCGACCGTTAAAATTTCCGGGAGAACTTACGTCCGTCCGGTCGTTCGCTTATGCCCTCTTCCGACGCAATAA